Proteins encoded by one window of Bauldia sp.:
- a CDS encoding DUF2277 domain-containing protein — MCRNIRPLFNFDPPATEDEIRAAAIQFTRKISGFTRPSKANEDAFNRAIDEFAAVARGLLDHLETNAPPRNREIEAMKARGRAQLRYGRVSA, encoded by the coding sequence ATGTGTCGCAACATCCGCCCGCTGTTCAATTTCGATCCGCCCGCGACCGAGGATGAGATCCGCGCCGCGGCCATCCAGTTCACGCGCAAGATCAGCGGCTTTACGCGGCCGTCGAAGGCCAACGAGGATGCCTTCAACCGCGCCATCGATGAATTCGCCGCGGTGGCGCGCGGCCTGCTCGATCATCTCGAGACCAACGCGCCGCCGCGCAATCGCGAGATCGAAGCCATGAAGGCGCGCGGCCGGGCGCAGCTTCGCTATGGGCGGGTAAGCGCCTGA
- a CDS encoding DUF4180 domain-containing protein, translated as MAGVVDAVEARMRTFDQGGVTVFEVPAEEPRLGSEHNATDLIGEAYGVEFALFAIPVSRLAADFLQLRTKMAGLFIQKFVNYGVRVAFVGDVSAAIAASEALAAFIAESNRGAVAWFVADTAELKRRLGGR; from the coding sequence ATGGCTGGCGTGGTCGACGCGGTAGAGGCGCGGATGCGGACTTTCGATCAGGGCGGCGTAACGGTGTTCGAGGTGCCGGCGGAGGAACCGCGGCTTGGCAGCGAGCACAACGCGACGGATCTGATTGGCGAGGCGTATGGCGTGGAATTCGCGCTGTTCGCAATTCCGGTCTCGCGGCTGGCTGCCGATTTTCTTCAGCTCCGCACGAAGATGGCCGGGCTGTTCATCCAGAAGTTCGTGAACTACGGCGTACGGGTGGCGTTCGTCGGCGACGTTTCGGCGGCGATTGCGGCGAGCGAGGCGTTGGCGGCGTTTATCGCTGAGTCGAATCGTGGCGCCGTGGCGTGGTTCGTGGCGGACACGGCGGAGCTCAAACGGCGGCTCGGCGGACGCTGA
- a CDS encoding serine protease, giving the protein MFLSGDLVLTAAHIFFEGGKRESKCYFRAQTPGAGWVALKTGAADARFGAANPKPGSNNDWAIVRLSAPIAGASPFPPEAAKPVAGDPLIVVSAHPDGMESVPLDMPVAQACSVRRAPVSSGATSFYRTDCDASPASSGGMHLFRGADGALRFRGMTISTGPWSDGALAGAPYNEKAGSVTTALGTDAAILAAGKELAGQ; this is encoded by the coding sequence TTGTTCCTGTCCGGCGACCTGGTGCTGACGGCGGCGCACATTTTCTTCGAGGGCGGCAAGCGCGAGAGCAAGTGCTACTTCCGGGCGCAGACTCCGGGCGCCGGGTGGGTGGCGCTGAAAACCGGCGCCGCGGACGCCCGTTTCGGCGCGGCGAACCCGAAGCCCGGCTCGAACAATGACTGGGCGATCGTTCGGCTGTCGGCGCCAATCGCCGGTGCTTCGCCGTTCCCGCCCGAGGCGGCAAAGCCGGTCGCCGGCGATCCGCTGATCGTCGTCAGCGCGCACCCCGACGGCATGGAATCCGTGCCGCTCGACATGCCGGTGGCGCAAGCGTGCAGCGTGCGCCGCGCGCCGGTATCGTCGGGCGCGACGTCGTTCTATCGCACCGACTGCGACGCCAGCCCGGCGTCGTCGGGCGGGATGCATCTCTTCCGCGGCGCCGACGGTGCGCTGCGTTTCCGCGGCATGACAATCTCCACCGGCCCGTGGAGCGATGGCGCGCTCGCCGGCGCGCCCTATAACGAGAAGGCGGGCAGCGTGACGACGGCGCTCGGCACCGACGCCGCGATCCTCGCGGCGGGGAAGGAACTCGCGGGACAGTAG
- a CDS encoding LysE family translocator: MQAVWPFALASLLIELTPGPNMTYLALVGVTVGRRAGYAATAGVALGLAGLGLAAALGLAAIVTASPMVYGALRWLGVLYFIYLAWDAWRDGLPSAAIRVESDTGFFVRGLISNLLNPKAAIFYVAVLPTFIDPARPAEGQALALTALYVVVATAVHATIVTLAGFLRPLLTNDRLVSITSRVFAVALLGIAAWLAWSTR; encoded by the coding sequence ATGCAGGCCGTCTGGCCCTTTGCGCTCGCGAGCCTGCTTATCGAGCTCACGCCCGGGCCGAACATGACCTACCTCGCGCTGGTCGGCGTCACGGTCGGGCGCCGTGCCGGCTATGCCGCCACCGCCGGCGTGGCCTTGGGTCTGGCGGGACTGGGCCTCGCGGCCGCGCTGGGGCTGGCCGCGATCGTCACGGCGTCGCCGATGGTCTACGGCGCGCTCCGCTGGCTGGGCGTCCTCTACTTCATCTACCTCGCCTGGGACGCCTGGCGCGACGGCCTGCCCTCTGCCGCCATCCGGGTCGAGAGCGACACCGGCTTCTTCGTGCGCGGGCTGATCTCGAACCTCCTCAATCCCAAGGCCGCGATCTTCTATGTCGCCGTGCTGCCCACCTTCATCGACCCGGCGCGGCCGGCCGAGGGACAGGCGCTGGCGCTGACCGCGCTCTACGTCGTCGTCGCCACCGCCGTCCACGCCACGATCGTGACGCTCGCGGGATTCCTGCGGCCGCTGCTGACCAACGATCGGCTGGTGTCGATCACCAGCCGCGTGTTCGCGGTCGCGCTGCTCGGCATCGCCGCATGGCTGGCGTGGTCGACGCGGTAG